From one Sulfuricurvum sp. IAE1 genomic stretch:
- the nth gene encoding endonuclease III produces the protein MKKATKKEIEAIKSALLERYPEAVTELSYTNLYELVVAVALSAQCTDKRVNLITPALFDAYPTPAHLARADIEEVKRLIQSCSFFNNKAINLVKMAQRVVDVYGGEIPLDEKELTTLAGVGQKTAHVVLIEYTEANLMAVDTHVFRVSHRLGLSDDATAVATEATLVKKFKTDLHRLHQGLVLFGRYICTAKNPKCDTECFLKAYCKSTEGFKPR, from the coding sequence ATGAAAAAAGCGACAAAAAAAGAGATAGAAGCGATCAAATCGGCTCTTTTGGAACGCTATCCCGAAGCGGTCACGGAACTCTCCTACACGAACCTCTATGAACTCGTCGTCGCCGTCGCCCTCTCGGCCCAGTGCACCGACAAACGGGTCAACCTCATCACACCCGCCCTGTTCGACGCCTATCCTACCCCCGCACACCTCGCCCGCGCCGATATCGAAGAGGTCAAACGGCTGATCCAGAGCTGTTCGTTTTTCAACAACAAGGCGATCAACCTGGTCAAGATGGCTCAACGGGTCGTCGACGTATACGGCGGAGAGATCCCGCTGGATGAAAAAGAGCTGACGACCCTGGCCGGCGTCGGCCAGAAAACGGCCCATGTCGTCCTTATCGAATACACCGAAGCCAATCTGATGGCCGTGGATACACATGTATTCCGCGTCAGCCACCGGCTCGGTCTCAGCGACGACGCCACGGCCGTCGCCACCGAAGCGACACTGGTCAAAAAGTTCAAAACCGATCTGCACCGCCTCCATCAGGGGCTGGTGCTCTTCGGCCGCTATATCTGCACCGCCAAAAATCCAAAATGCGATACCGAGTGCTTTTTGAAAGCCTACTGCAAAAGTACGGAGGGATTTAAACCCAGATGA
- a CDS encoding response regulator: MTGWFQKLRGAGKGRFAQENEQIINKSLFYKILDADPSAVLFFTKEGGWIGANKTFFNLVPLQNIEQLRSGYESIRELFDHEDEEVFTEYDKSWLDYIRTHCPSGYGVGITDRSGKLRSFSATATLMEGEGVELYLLRLQDRTAETDLQEEVRRTEQLKSKFLSNIGHEFRTPMNGILGFVELLSKTSPTETQAEYIRSVQSSARNLMANIENLLDLAQMQNGRLSLNDSEFEVIAEMEELGKNCVSTGSDKGINVSFFIDPKLPSRLIGDIRKIRQVLNNLYANALKFTPSGGRITVEVKLLKRNTSGSFNVGFSVKDTGKGISKSELGNITRPFVSGDHADNRLGVGLSLSHGLISLMGGELKIASEEGKGSTFSFALTMEGSSDHALNMINAHSVKVVLIDEKRLDDANHLTNYLRSFGVSVTKVQMIDETLFDNAEVVYLIASQEKGDWVMKLERLNRTCKTVLLLDANERLQAKMLHVVDKALHKPLLPRTLYSHLSEILNLPRPAAAVAPTQLQRGVSALVVEDNLINQRLIKLLLREYGIGVTAVSNGDEAVEVCRSHRYDIVFMDIDMPIKDGILATQEIKAQEGPLHRMPIIALTALAMEGDREYILERGLDDYLSKPLTREKLEYVLRKYLHDPL, translated from the coding sequence TTGACGGGCTGGTTTCAAAAACTAAGAGGCGCGGGTAAGGGTCGGTTCGCGCAAGAGAATGAACAGATCATCAACAAGTCGCTGTTTTACAAAATCCTCGACGCTGACCCTTCCGCTGTCCTTTTTTTCACGAAAGAGGGGGGATGGATCGGGGCGAACAAAACCTTTTTCAATCTGGTCCCTCTGCAAAACATCGAACAGCTCCGTTCGGGGTACGAAAGTATTCGCGAACTTTTCGACCATGAAGACGAAGAAGTTTTTACCGAATACGACAAAAGCTGGCTCGATTACATCCGTACCCATTGCCCTTCGGGATACGGTGTCGGGATCACCGACCGTTCCGGAAAACTCCGTTCGTTCTCGGCGACTGCGACGCTGATGGAGGGAGAAGGGGTCGAACTCTATCTTCTGCGGCTTCAGGACCGTACCGCGGAGACCGATCTCCAAGAAGAGGTAAGACGGACCGAACAGCTCAAAAGCAAGTTTCTCTCGAACATCGGGCATGAATTCCGCACCCCCATGAACGGCATCTTGGGATTTGTCGAGCTCCTCTCCAAAACGTCGCCGACCGAGACGCAGGCCGAATACATCCGTTCGGTTCAGAGCTCGGCCCGCAACCTGATGGCGAACATCGAAAACCTTCTGGATCTGGCCCAGATGCAAAACGGCCGTCTCAGCCTCAACGACAGCGAGTTCGAGGTTATCGCCGAGATGGAAGAACTCGGGAAAAACTGCGTTTCAACGGGGAGCGACAAGGGGATCAACGTATCGTTTTTCATCGATCCTAAGCTCCCGAGCCGCCTGATCGGCGATATCCGCAAAATCCGGCAGGTGCTAAACAACCTCTATGCCAACGCCCTAAAATTCACCCCTTCGGGAGGACGGATTACGGTTGAGGTCAAGCTTCTCAAGCGCAACACTTCAGGAAGCTTTAACGTCGGTTTCAGCGTCAAAGATACCGGCAAAGGGATCAGCAAGTCCGAATTGGGCAACATCACCCGCCCTTTCGTTTCGGGGGATCACGCGGATAATCGGCTGGGAGTGGGACTCAGCCTTTCACACGGTTTGATTTCCCTGATGGGTGGCGAACTTAAAATCGCCAGTGAGGAGGGGAAAGGATCGACTTTCAGTTTCGCCCTGACGATGGAAGGCTCGTCCGATCACGCCTTGAACATGATCAATGCCCACAGCGTCAAAGTGGTACTGATCGACGAGAAACGGCTTGACGACGCCAACCACCTCACCAACTATCTTCGCAGTTTCGGCGTCAGCGTCACCAAAGTGCAGATGATCGACGAAACACTCTTCGACAACGCCGAAGTAGTTTACCTGATCGCGTCGCAGGAAAAAGGGGATTGGGTGATGAAGCTCGAGCGGCTGAACCGTACCTGTAAAACCGTCTTGCTGCTGGACGCAAACGAACGTCTCCAGGCCAAAATGCTTCATGTGGTGGACAAGGCGTTGCACAAGCCGTTGCTTCCGCGCACGCTGTACTCCCATCTTTCGGAAATTCTGAATCTTCCGCGCCCTGCTGCCGCCGTCGCACCGACGCAACTTCAACGCGGGGTCAGTGCACTGGTCGTCGAGGACAACCTGATCAACCAGCGACTGATCAAATTGCTGCTTCGCGAATACGGTATCGGGGTGACCGCCGTGTCCAACGGTGACGAAGCGGTCGAAGTGTGCCGTAGCCACCGTTACGATATCGTATTCATGGATATCGATATGCCGATCAAAGACGGGATTCTGGCGACTCAGGAGATCAAAGCCCAAGAGGGGCCCTTGCACCGTATGCCGATTATCGCCCTGACGGCGCTGGCGATGGAAGGGGACCGGGAGTATATCCTCGAGCGGGGGCTGGACGATTACCTCTCCAAACCTCTCACGCGCGAAAAACTGGAGTACGTTCTCCGGAAATATCTGCACGATCCGTTGTAA